A DNA window from Candidatus Latescibacterota bacterium contains the following coding sequences:
- a CDS encoding nucleotidyltransferase domain-containing protein: MPETPETPEQPAGSEQVDAILLALRERAKELECLYRVEEILARPDLDVSERLRAVARTVGPGWQYPETCEAVITLGHERHPSRPFTPTPWVMSAPIRVRGREEGRIEVYYLEERPEADRGPFLKEEERLIASIADRLGIWLAMQELAAGDGNGTRGELVVEERDEVWRGPAELLRLSDQTLYLSIARKLINHLCWMGLDEAQDMLREAELGGAGEEAVGEQNVPERRRRPVHEVLLSDRPFLLAAKHLRGAEILALMQKWLQEDKASGFLKTLNNPYSPFGEVADAVRRYGQFLAAGGSLAEPTRHGLQVSLVRRFLTEQLDYIKCAKEYFGQEDFQALLDAMIMTDSSRGRLGGKSAGLLLAHKIVAAAADAEPSLAQVRVPKAAYIVSDALLDFIAHNDLADVLEQKYKDVAQVRREYPNVVQLFKNSHFPPALVRSLTALLDDFGEVPLIVRSSSLLEDRLGTSFAGKYKSLFLANQGERAERLDALLDAIAEIYASVFGPDPVEYRRERGLLDFNEEMGILIEEVVGRRVGRYFLPAFAGVAFSNNEFRWSPRIRREDGLIRLVPGLGTRAVDRIGDDYPILVVPGQPNLRANVAMDEKVRYSPREIDFIDLERRTLRTLPIKEFLAECGTEFPGFEKVFSLLEGGDLRRAARLLVDPEQDDLVATFAGLMDGTPFVRQVAAMLRVLQEQLKTPVDIEFAHDGEQFYLLQCRPQSYADEDAPAPIPKELAPDDVLFTANRYVSNGWVPDITHIVYVDARQYADLDRHEDLLAVGRAVSALNKLLPKRQFVLIGPGRWGSRGDIRLGVNVSYSDINNSAMLIEVARRQGSYVPDLSFGTHFFQDLVESRIRYLPLYPDERDVLFNERFLARAPNLLAEMLPEFAELQHVLRVIDVPAASGGRVLQVLLNADLDEAVGLLAATGAPAPPRTRAGTERPQPSEQFWRWRQGMAERIAAELDPARFGVAACYVFGSTKNGTAGPCSDIDLLVHFRGNDEQERELRHWLEGWSLCLAEMNYLRTGYRTGGLLDVHLVTDADIAARDSFALKIGAVTDPAQELRLGG, translated from the coding sequence ATGCCCGAGACGCCTGAGACGCCTGAACAGCCCGCCGGCAGCGAGCAGGTCGACGCGATTCTCCTGGCCCTGCGCGAGCGGGCCAAGGAGCTCGAGTGCCTCTACCGGGTGGAGGAGATCCTCGCGCGCCCGGACCTCGACGTCTCCGAGCGCCTGCGCGCCGTGGCTCGCACGGTGGGACCCGGCTGGCAGTACCCGGAGACCTGCGAGGCGGTGATCACGCTGGGGCACGAGCGGCATCCGTCGAGGCCCTTCACGCCCACGCCCTGGGTGATGTCCGCGCCCATCCGCGTGCGCGGCCGCGAGGAGGGGCGCATCGAGGTCTACTACCTCGAGGAGCGGCCCGAGGCGGACCGCGGCCCCTTCCTCAAGGAGGAGGAGCGCCTGATCGCGTCCATCGCCGATCGCCTGGGCATCTGGCTCGCCATGCAGGAGCTCGCCGCCGGCGACGGGAACGGGACTCGCGGCGAGCTGGTGGTGGAGGAGCGCGACGAGGTCTGGCGCGGCCCGGCCGAGCTGCTTCGCCTCAGCGACCAGACGCTCTACCTCAGCATCGCGCGCAAGCTCATCAACCACCTCTGCTGGATGGGCCTCGACGAGGCGCAGGACATGCTGCGCGAGGCCGAGCTGGGCGGCGCGGGCGAGGAGGCCGTCGGCGAGCAGAACGTGCCCGAGCGGCGCCGCCGGCCGGTGCACGAGGTGCTGCTCAGCGACCGGCCCTTCCTGCTGGCGGCGAAGCACCTGCGCGGCGCCGAGATCCTGGCGCTGATGCAGAAGTGGCTGCAGGAGGACAAGGCCAGCGGCTTCCTCAAGACCCTGAACAACCCCTACTCGCCCTTCGGCGAGGTGGCCGACGCGGTGCGGCGCTACGGGCAGTTCCTCGCGGCCGGCGGCAGCCTGGCCGAGCCCACGCGCCACGGCCTGCAGGTGTCGCTGGTGCGGCGCTTCCTCACCGAGCAGCTGGACTACATCAAGTGCGCCAAGGAGTACTTCGGGCAGGAGGACTTCCAGGCCTTGCTCGACGCGATGATCATGACCGACAGCAGCCGCGGCCGCCTGGGGGGCAAGAGCGCGGGCCTGCTGCTGGCGCACAAGATCGTCGCCGCGGCGGCGGACGCGGAGCCCTCGCTGGCCCAGGTGCGCGTACCGAAGGCGGCCTACATCGTCTCGGACGCGCTGCTGGACTTCATCGCGCACAACGACCTCGCCGACGTCCTCGAGCAGAAGTACAAGGACGTCGCCCAGGTGCGGCGCGAGTACCCCAACGTCGTCCAGCTCTTCAAGAACTCCCACTTCCCGCCGGCGCTGGTACGCAGCCTGACGGCCCTGCTCGACGACTTCGGCGAGGTGCCGCTCATCGTGCGCTCGTCCAGCCTGCTGGAGGACCGCCTCGGCACCTCCTTCGCGGGCAAGTACAAGAGCCTCTTCCTGGCCAACCAGGGCGAGCGCGCCGAGCGGCTGGACGCGCTGCTGGACGCCATCGCGGAGATCTACGCGTCGGTCTTCGGCCCCGATCCGGTGGAGTACCGCCGCGAGCGGGGGCTGCTGGACTTCAACGAGGAGATGGGCATCCTGATCGAGGAGGTGGTGGGCCGCCGCGTGGGCCGCTACTTCCTGCCCGCCTTCGCCGGCGTGGCCTTCAGCAACAACGAGTTCCGCTGGTCGCCGCGCATCCGCCGGGAGGACGGCCTCATCCGCCTCGTGCCGGGCCTGGGCACCCGCGCGGTGGACCGCATCGGCGACGACTACCCGATCCTCGTGGTGCCGGGCCAGCCCAACCTGCGCGCCAACGTCGCCATGGACGAGAAGGTCCGCTACTCGCCGCGCGAGATCGACTTCATCGACCTCGAGCGGCGCACCCTGCGCACGCTGCCCATCAAGGAGTTCCTGGCCGAGTGCGGCACGGAGTTCCCCGGCTTCGAGAAGGTCTTCTCCCTGCTGGAGGGCGGCGACCTGCGGCGGGCCGCGCGGCTGCTGGTGGATCCCGAGCAGGACGACCTCGTGGCCACCTTCGCGGGCCTGATGGACGGCACGCCCTTCGTCCGCCAGGTGGCGGCGATGCTGCGCGTGCTCCAGGAGCAGCTCAAGACGCCGGTGGACATCGAGTTCGCCCACGACGGCGAGCAGTTCTACCTGCTGCAGTGCCGTCCCCAGAGCTACGCGGACGAGGACGCGCCCGCGCCCATCCCCAAGGAGCTCGCGCCGGACGACGTGCTCTTCACCGCCAACCGCTACGTGTCCAACGGCTGGGTGCCGGACATCACGCACATCGTCTACGTGGACGCGCGGCAGTACGCCGACCTCGACCGCCACGAGGACCTGCTGGCCGTGGGCCGCGCGGTGAGCGCGCTCAACAAGCTGCTGCCCAAGCGGCAGTTCGTGCTGATCGGGCCCGGGCGCTGGGGCAGCCGCGGGGACATCCGCCTGGGCGTGAACGTGAGCTACTCGGACATCAACAACAGCGCCATGCTGATCGAGGTGGCGCGGCGCCAGGGCAGCTACGTGCCCGACCTCTCCTTCGGCACGCACTTCTTCCAGGACCTGGTGGAGAGCCGCATCCGCTACCTGCCGCTCTACCCCGACGAGCGGGACGTGCTCTTCAACGAGCGCTTCCTCGCGCGGGCGCCCAACCTGCTGGCCGAGATGCTGCCCGAGTTCGCGGAGCTGCAGCACGTGCTGCGGGTGATCGACGTCCCCGCGGCCAGCGGCGGCCGCGTGCTGCAGGTGCTGCTGAACGCCGACCTCGACGAGGCCGTGGGCCTGCTGGCCGCGACCGGCGCGCCGGCGCCCCCGCGGACCCGCGCCGGGACGGAGCGGCCCCAGCCCAGCGAGCAGTTCTGGCGCTGGCGGCAGGGGATGGCCGAGCGCATCGCGGCCGAGCTGGATCCCGCGCGCTTCGGCGTGGCGGCCTGCTACGTCTTCGGCAGCACGAAGAACGGCACGGCCGGGCCCTGCAGCGACATCGACCTGCTCGTGCACTTCCGGGGTAATGACGAGCAGGAGCGCGAGCTGCGCCACTGGCTGGAGGGCTGGAGCCTCTGCCTGGCGGAGATGAACTACCTGCGCACGGGCTACCGCACGGGCGGCCTGCTGGACGTGCACCTGGTGACCGACGCGGACATCGCCGCGCGCGACAGCTTCGCGCTCAAGATCGGCGCGGTCACGGACCCGGCGCAGGAGCTGCGGCTGGGGGGCTAG
- a CDS encoding Glu/Leu/Phe/Val dehydrogenase, which translates to MAGPAFNAFEMAQRQFDAVAEKLGLDEPTRELLRQPLREYHFSIPVRMDDGAVKVFRGFRVQHNDARGPAKGGIRFHPQETVDTVRALATWMTWKCAVVEIPLGGGKGGVICDPHNLSEREQEALARGWVRQIARNIGPVQDVPAPDVMTSAQHMLWMLDEYEHITGGHYPGMITGKPLGMGGSQGRTEATGYGVVYTLREALRRHGVDPADTTASVQGFGNVAQYAIEAYQQLGGRVICVSSWDQADQTSYSFRRESGVELSELKGISDRFGGIDKAKAKSLGYEVLDGGAWIEQGVDILMPCALENQVNGDTAPRIDRRVRFMAEGANGPTTPEADAILAEKGVYVIPDFLCNAGGVTCSYFEQVQCNMNFFWPKDEVLERLDGIMTRAFHKVADLAEKRQLSMRDAAYMIAIQRVAEACRARGWV; encoded by the coding sequence ATGGCCGGTCCGGCGTTCAACGCCTTCGAGATGGCCCAGCGTCAGTTCGATGCCGTCGCCGAGAAGCTCGGTCTCGACGAGCCCACCCGCGAGCTCCTTCGCCAGCCGCTGCGGGAGTACCACTTCAGCATTCCCGTCCGCATGGACGACGGCGCCGTGAAGGTGTTCCGCGGCTTCCGCGTGCAGCACAACGACGCGCGCGGCCCGGCCAAGGGCGGCATCCGCTTCCACCCCCAGGAGACGGTGGACACCGTGCGCGCCCTGGCCACCTGGATGACCTGGAAGTGCGCCGTGGTGGAGATCCCCCTGGGCGGCGGCAAGGGCGGCGTCATCTGCGATCCGCACAACCTGTCCGAGCGCGAGCAGGAGGCGCTGGCGCGAGGCTGGGTGCGGCAGATCGCGCGGAACATCGGCCCGGTGCAGGACGTGCCCGCACCGGACGTCATGACCAGCGCCCAGCACATGCTCTGGATGCTCGACGAGTACGAGCACATCACCGGCGGCCACTATCCGGGCATGATCACCGGCAAGCCGCTGGGCATGGGCGGCTCCCAGGGCCGCACCGAGGCCACCGGCTACGGGGTCGTCTACACGCTGCGCGAGGCGCTGCGGCGCCACGGCGTGGACCCGGCCGACACCACCGCTTCGGTGCAGGGCTTCGGCAACGTGGCGCAGTACGCCATCGAGGCCTACCAGCAGCTCGGCGGGCGCGTGATCTGCGTCTCGAGCTGGGACCAGGCCGACCAGACCAGCTACTCCTTCCGCCGCGAGTCGGGCGTGGAGCTGTCCGAGCTCAAGGGCATCAGCGACCGCTTCGGCGGCATCGACAAGGCCAAGGCCAAGAGCCTGGGCTACGAGGTGCTCGACGGCGGCGCGTGGATCGAGCAGGGCGTGGACATCCTCATGCCCTGCGCGCTCGAGAACCAGGTCAACGGCGACACCGCCCCGCGCATCGACCGCCGCGTGCGCTTCATGGCCGAGGGCGCCAACGGCCCGACGACGCCCGAGGCCGACGCGATCCTGGCGGAGAAGGGCGTCTACGTGATCCCCGACTTCCTCTGCAACGCGGGCGGCGTGACCTGCAGCTACTTCGAGCAGGTCCAGTGCAACATGAACTTCTTCTGGCCCAAGGACGAGGTGCTCGAGCGCCTGGACGGCATCATGACCCGCGCCTTCCACAAGGTGGCCGACCTGGCCGAGAAGCGTCAGCTCAGCATGCGCGACGCGGCCTACATGATCGCGATCCAGCGCGTGGCGGAGGCCTGCCGGGCCCGCGGCTGGGTGTAG
- a CDS encoding polyphenol oxidase family protein has protein sequence MPAFAVEPSTPFPLGRFAGLAGVAGLVHAVSTRGGPDFSPPTDSPAHAAAARALAAQLDLDAAAWLRQVHGAEVLHASGPGLLGEGDGLVTATRGLALLVRSADCPLILAVAEDASGRAAAVGVAHASWKSSVGGIAGRLVTELAALSGLPPSRMRAALAPSAGPCCYEVGPEIRDAAVDAFGAAAEAWFPAPGGRLVFDLWRANADQLAAAGLPPAQFELAGVCTICEREHFHSWRRDREAAGRFAGLVGLRG, from the coding sequence ATGCCCGCCTTCGCCGTCGAACCCAGCACGCCCTTCCCCCTCGGCCGCTTCGCGGGCCTCGCCGGCGTCGCCGGACTCGTGCACGCCGTCAGCACGCGGGGGGGTCCCGACTTCAGCCCGCCCACGGACAGCCCTGCCCACGCGGCCGCCGCGCGCGCCCTCGCCGCGCAGCTCGACCTGGACGCCGCCGCCTGGCTCCGCCAGGTGCACGGCGCGGAGGTCCTTCACGCCAGCGGCCCCGGCCTGCTCGGCGAGGGCGACGGCCTGGTGACGGCCACCCGCGGCCTCGCGCTGCTCGTGCGCAGCGCCGACTGCCCGCTGATCCTGGCGGTGGCGGAGGACGCGTCCGGCCGCGCCGCGGCCGTGGGCGTGGCCCACGCCTCGTGGAAGAGCAGCGTCGGCGGCATCGCGGGACGCCTGGTGACCGAACTCGCCGCCCTCTCCGGCCTGCCGCCGTCGCGGATGCGCGCTGCCCTGGCCCCCTCGGCCGGTCCCTGTTGCTACGAAGTGGGCCCGGAGATCCGCGACGCGGCGGTCGACGCCTTCGGAGCCGCCGCCGAGGCCTGGTTCCCCGCGCCGGGCGGGCGGCTCGTCTTCGACCTGTGGCGGGCGAACGCCGATCAGCTCGCCGCCGCGGGCCTGCCGCCGGCGCAGTTCGAGCTGGCGGGCGTCTGCACGATCTGCGAGCGGGAGCACTTCCACTCCTGGCGCCGCGACCGCGAGGCCGCGGGCCGCTTCGCGGGGCTCGTGGGGCTGCGCGGCTGA
- a CDS encoding cob(I)yrinic acid a,c-diamide adenosyltransferase has protein sequence MKIYTRGGDKGRTGLLGGTRTGKDDPRIEAYGSVDELGAQLGLADALDESGELSPLIHAIQRDLFTVGSHLASPDPSAASLPPLDPEGPARLEGWIDRLEADLPPLRQFILPGGCAQAAALHLGRTVCRRAERRVVALAAAGLNVSEDLIVYLNRLSDFLFVAARWANRRAGAHEEPWHTD, from the coding sequence ATGAAGATCTACACTCGCGGCGGCGACAAGGGCCGCACGGGCCTGCTGGGCGGCACGCGCACGGGCAAGGACGACCCGCGGATCGAGGCCTACGGGTCCGTCGACGAGCTCGGCGCCCAGCTCGGCCTGGCCGACGCCCTGGACGAGAGCGGCGAGCTCTCGCCGCTGATTCACGCCATCCAGCGCGATCTGTTCACTGTGGGCAGCCATCTTGCATCGCCGGATCCGTCGGCGGCCTCGTTGCCGCCCCTGGACCCGGAAGGCCCGGCGCGGCTGGAGGGCTGGATCGACCGCCTGGAGGCCGACCTGCCCCCGCTGCGTCAGTTCATTCTGCCGGGCGGCTGCGCCCAGGCGGCCGCGCTTCACCTGGGGCGGACGGTCTGCCGGCGGGCGGAACGGCGGGTGGTGGCGCTGGCCGCGGCGGGCTTAAACGTTTCCGAGGACCTGATCGTCTATCTGAACCGGCTCTCCGATTTCCTCTTCGTCGCCGCCCGCTGGGCGAACCGGCGCGCGGGAGCCCACGAAGAGCCCTGGCACACGGACTGA
- a CDS encoding penicillin-binding protein activator LpoB has protein sequence MKRNPILLVAVLALAAVTLLGGCSKTQVTRVDTDTTIDMSGHWNDADSRMVADAMIADCLSSPWLNRHAMAEGKNPVVIVGSIRNKTTEHIATDIFLKDLERACVVSGLVDIVASADERDQIRGERLDQRVNADPETVKQMGLELGADYMLIGTINEQGDAAGGSELFFFSTDLELIKIQTNQKVWIGNHKIKKVRQKGRYKG, from the coding sequence ATGAAGCGCAATCCGATCCTGCTGGTCGCGGTGCTGGCCCTGGCGGCCGTCACTCTGCTCGGCGGCTGCTCCAAGACCCAGGTCACGCGGGTGGACACCGACACCACCATCGACATGTCGGGCCACTGGAACGACGCCGACAGCCGCATGGTGGCCGACGCCATGATCGCCGACTGCCTCTCGTCGCCCTGGCTGAACCGTCACGCCATGGCCGAGGGCAAGAACCCGGTGGTCATCGTGGGCAGCATCCGCAACAAGACCACCGAGCACATCGCCACGGACATTTTCCTCAAGGACCTGGAGCGCGCCTGCGTGGTGAGCGGCCTCGTGGACATCGTGGCCAGTGCCGACGAGCGCGACCAGATCCGCGGCGAGCGCCTGGACCAGCGCGTGAACGCGGATCCGGAGACCGTCAAGCAGATGGGCCTGGAGCTGGGCGCCGACTACATGCTGATCGGCACCATCAACGAGCAGGGCGACGCGGCCGGCGGCAGCGAGCTGTTCTTCTTCTCGACGGATCTCGAGCTGATCAAGATCCAGACGAACCAGAAGGTCTGGATCGGCAACCACAAGATCAAGAAGGTCAGGCAGAAGGGCCGCTACAAGGGCTAG
- the nadE gene encoding NAD(+) synthase yields the protein MSGFHKDILTLDAPKVVDELAAVVERQVTRRLNRQGVVIGVSGGIDSSTCVALACKALGPERVLGVAMPEQDSSPESYELAKALSKQYGFELILENLTPALTGLSCYPRRDEAVKRIYPDYTPDCKFNIVLPANILQQDRLNIFRINIEYPDGRRDTKRIPPKQYLQIVAASNMKQRVRMLMLYYHGEQRNYAVIGTGQKNEHDQGFFVKWGDGGADLKPIAHLYKTQVYQVAKALGVPQSIIDRTPTTDTYSMETTQEDFYYSLPFLAMDLLHLAWKDPDTGAGEAAEAMDLTQDQVERVWKDFERKENTTEYLRLMPLHWDD from the coding sequence ATGTCAGGCTTCCACAAGGACATCCTCACCCTGGACGCCCCCAAGGTGGTCGACGAGCTCGCCGCCGTCGTGGAGCGGCAGGTCACGCGCCGGCTGAACCGTCAGGGCGTGGTGATCGGCGTGAGCGGCGGCATCGACAGCTCCACCTGCGTGGCCCTGGCCTGCAAGGCCCTGGGTCCCGAGCGCGTGCTGGGCGTGGCGATGCCGGAGCAGGACTCGAGCCCCGAGAGCTACGAGCTCGCCAAGGCGCTGTCCAAGCAGTACGGCTTCGAGCTGATCCTGGAGAACCTGACGCCCGCCCTCACCGGCCTGTCCTGCTACCCGCGCCGCGACGAGGCCGTGAAGCGCATCTACCCGGACTACACGCCGGACTGCAAGTTCAACATCGTGCTGCCGGCGAACATCCTGCAGCAGGATCGCCTGAACATCTTCCGCATCAACATCGAGTACCCCGACGGCCGCCGCGACACCAAGCGCATCCCGCCGAAGCAGTACCTGCAGATCGTCGCCGCCAGCAACATGAAGCAGCGCGTGCGCATGCTCATGCTCTACTACCACGGCGAGCAGCGGAACTACGCCGTGATCGGCACCGGCCAGAAGAACGAGCACGACCAGGGCTTCTTCGTGAAGTGGGGCGACGGCGGCGCCGACCTCAAGCCCATCGCCCATCTCTACAAGACCCAGGTCTACCAGGTCGCGAAGGCGCTCGGCGTGCCGCAGTCGATCATCGACCGCACGCCCACCACGGACACCTACTCCATGGAGACCACGCAGGAGGACTTCTACTACAGCCTCCCGTTCCTCGCCATGGACCTGCTGCACCTCGCCTGGAAGGACCCCGACACGGGCGCCGGCGAGGCGGCCGAGGCGATGGACCTCACGCAGGACCAGGTGGAGCGCGTGTGGAAGGACTTCGAGCGCAAGGAGAACACCACGGAGTACCTGCGCCTGATGCCCCTGCACTGGGACGACTAG
- a CDS encoding DUF1015 domain-containing protein yields the protein MATLHPFRAERFDPARHADLSALAAPPYDVISTPARATLAAASPLNFVHLDLPPGGVDPAGASPFYPEAAERLAGWRRAGDVSRDSAPSFTVLRQRFVAPDGSARSRTGLFGLAHLLPFDAGKVLPHEQTYAGPVRDRAAQMTAFAASLSPVWFVYRGDNGADPLAPLFAAALDGRAPDQRFAMDDTSGELFVLDDPALHQRVMDALGHRPVIIADGHHRYTTTLAHHQRLGTPKPLVFGFFTCLDTPDTLLLATHRGLRAPLAAELDALGRYFDVAPGGGSPAPGAAGAIRFTLCRPGEADRVLTVNAAGAARLAERVPQPELAALDAVAYRVLVLEEALALDAATLDDPTNFAYFGSEADARASFAAGELSALFLLAPMSAAQLGDVTAAGLVTPRKTTYFYPKVPSGLLWHPF from the coding sequence GTGGCGACACTCCACCCCTTTCGCGCCGAGCGCTTCGACCCCGCCCGCCACGCCGACCTGAGCGCGCTGGCGGCGCCGCCCTACGACGTGATCTCCACCCCCGCCCGGGCGACGCTCGCGGCCGCCTCGCCGCTGAACTTCGTGCATCTGGACCTGCCGCCCGGGGGCGTCGACCCCGCGGGCGCGAGTCCCTTCTATCCCGAGGCGGCCGAACGCCTCGCCGGCTGGCGCCGCGCGGGCGACGTCTCCCGCGACAGCGCCCCGAGCTTCACCGTGCTGCGCCAGCGCTTCGTCGCCCCCGACGGCAGCGCGCGCAGCCGCACGGGCCTCTTCGGCCTCGCGCACCTGCTGCCCTTCGACGCGGGCAAGGTGCTGCCCCACGAGCAGACCTACGCGGGCCCGGTCCGCGACCGCGCCGCCCAGATGACGGCCTTCGCCGCCAGCCTGAGCCCGGTGTGGTTCGTGTACCGCGGGGACAACGGCGCGGACCCCCTGGCCCCGCTCTTCGCCGCCGCGCTCGACGGCCGCGCGCCCGACCAGCGCTTCGCCATGGACGACACGTCGGGCGAGCTCTTCGTCCTCGACGATCCCGCCCTGCACCAGCGAGTGATGGACGCGCTTGGCCACCGGCCGGTGATCATCGCCGACGGCCACCACCGCTACACCACGACGCTCGCGCACCATCAGCGCCTGGGCACGCCGAAGCCCCTGGTCTTCGGCTTCTTCACCTGCCTCGACACGCCGGACACGCTGCTGCTCGCCACGCACCGCGGCCTGCGCGCGCCGCTCGCCGCGGAGCTCGACGCGCTCGGCCGCTACTTCGACGTCGCCCCCGGGGGCGGGTCGCCGGCCCCAGGCGCCGCGGGCGCGATCCGTTTCACGCTCTGCCGTCCCGGCGAAGCGGACCGCGTGCTCACGGTCAACGCGGCCGGCGCCGCGCGCCTGGCCGAGCGCGTGCCGCAGCCCGAGCTCGCCGCCCTGGACGCCGTGGCCTACCGCGTGCTCGTGCTCGAGGAGGCGCTCGCGCTGGACGCCGCCACGCTCGACGACCCCACGAACTTCGCCTACTTCGGCAGCGAAGCCGACGCGCGCGCGTCCTTCGCCGCCGGCGAGCTCAGCGCGCTCTTCCTGCTCGCGCCCATGAGCGCCGCCCAGCTCGGCGACGTCACCGCCGCCGGCCTGGTCACCCCCCGCAAGACCACCTACTTCTACCCCAAGGTGCCCTCGGGCCTGCTCTGGCATCCCTTCTGA